A region of Catharus ustulatus isolate bCatUst1 chromosome 9, bCatUst1.pri.v2, whole genome shotgun sequence DNA encodes the following proteins:
- the LOC117000383 gene encoding P-selectin isoform X1 → MDTGTAVGLPSTRRTRTLGSPGTYLGIAAITWGMLLWVQVGAWTYHYSDKGDYMWEQARNYCQTFFTDMVAIQNQEEIQYLNRSLPYHKSYYWIGLRKLDGVWTWVGTRKALTKEAENWAQGEPNNRRSNQDCVEIYIRRPQQAGKWNDEPCTRRKKALCYLASCQPFSCSQRGECVETIGSYRCECYPGFHGPECEHVVQCAKLEPQGVSMYCSHPYGDFSYNSTCEFGCHEGFERRGAAVLRCLPSQEWSANTPTCTAVTCPVLSAPAQGELNCSHLHGDFAFGSTCAFSCQKGFALVGSESRECTAMGTWTGDTPHCEAITCPVLSAPAQGEMHCSHLHGEFTFGSTCAFSCQKGFALVGLQSRECTATGTWTGDTPHCEAFACPVLSAPAQGELNCSHLHGNFTFGSTCAFSCQRGFVLMGQETLECTAMGSWTGNTPHCEALACPVLSPPEKGEMHCSHPHGNFTFGSTCAFSCQKGFVLMGQESHECTATGSWTGNTPHCEAITCPVLSAPAQGEMHCSHLHGDFTFGSLCAFSCQKGFALVGLQSHECTATGTWTGNATRCEAISCPVLSAPAQGEMHCSHLHGNFTFGSTCAFSCQTGFALVGLQSHECTATGTWTGDTPHCEAITCPVLSAPAQGELNCSHLHGDFTFGSLCAFSCQKGFALVGSDSLKCTAMGTWTGDAPRCEAIKCSALTAPKMGQAACSHLHGEFTFGSTCAFSCQKGFVLMGPESRECTAMGTWTGDPTQCKAISCPELAPPSRGQLSCSHMHGNFTYNSTCTFSCEEGFVQMGAELLHCEATGNWSRDAPVCAEDGAFLKQVLAYSSGSALAVGGVVLSGGLIALLAKRLSDREEKRKLLKPTSDLGAPGTFTNTAYDANL, encoded by the exons ATGGACACG ggcactgctgtgggaCTGCCATCTACCAGAAGGACACGGACTCTGGGCTCTCCTGGCACCTACCTGGGCATCGCTGCCATCACATGGG GcatgctgctgtgggtgcaggtGGGTGCCTGGACGTACCACTACAGCGACAAAGGGGACTACATGTGGGAGCAGGCCAGGAATTACTGCCAGACCTTCTTCACCGACATGGTGGCCATCCAGAACCAGGAGGAGATCCAGTACCTCAACAGGAGCCTGCCCTACCACAAGTCCTACTACTGGATCGGCCTCCGCAAGCTGGACGGTGTCTGGACCTGGGTGGGCACACGGAAGGCGCTGACCAAGGAGGCAGAGAACTGGGCCCAGGGGGAGCCCAACAACCGCCGCTCCAACCAGGACTGTGTGGAGATCTACATCCGGCGGCCGCAGCAGGCCGGCAAGTGGAACGACGAGCCCTGCACCCGCAGGAAAAAGGCGCTGTGCTACCTGG cctcctgccagcccttcTCGTGCAGCCAGCGGGGCGAGTGCGTGGAGACCATCGGGAGCTACCGCTGCGAGTGCTACCCCGGCTTCCACGGCCCCGAGTGCGAGCATG TTGTGCAGTGTGCCAAGCTGGAGCCCCAGGGAGTGTCCATGTACTGCAGCCATCCCTACGGAGACTTCAGCTACAACTCCACCTGCGAGTTTGGCTGCCACGAGGGCTTTGAGCGGCGAGGGGCGGCCGTGCTGCGGTGCCTGCCTTCCCAGGAGTGGTCAGCAAACACCCCCACCTGCACAG CCGTCACCTGCCCAGTGCTcagtgctccagcccagggagagctgaACTGCTCCCACCTCCATGGAGACTTCGCCTTTGGCTCCACGTGTGCCTTCTCCTGCCAGAAGGGGTTTGCACTGGTGGGGTCAGAGAGCCGTGAGtgcacagccatggggacatggacaggggacaccccTCACTGTGAAg CCATCACCTGCCCAGTGCTcagtgctccagcccagggagagATGCACTGCTCCCACCTCCATGGGGAATTCACCTTTGGCTCCACGTGTGCCTTCTCCTGCCAGAAGGGGTTTGCACtggtggggctgcagagccgtGAGTGCACAGCCACGGGGACAtggactggggacacccctcACTGTGAAG CTTTTGCCTGTCCAGTGCTCAGCgctccagcccagggagagctgaACTGCTCCCACCTCCATGGCAACTTCACCTTTGGCTCCACGTGTGCCTTCTCCTGCCAGAGAGGGTTTGTGCTGATGGGGCAGGAGACCCTCGAGTGCACAGCCATGGGGAGCTGGACTGGAAACACCCCACACTGTGAAG ccctAGCCTGCCCGGTGCTCAGTCCTCCAGAAAAAGGAGAGATGCACTGTTCCCACCCCCATGGCAACTTCACCTTTGGCTCCACGTGTGCCTTCTCCTGCCAGAAGGGGTTTGTTCTGATGGGGCAGGAAAGCCATGAGTGCACAGCCACGGGGAGCTGGACTGGAAACACCCCACACTGTGAAG CCATCACCTGCCCAGTGCTcagtgctccagcccagggagagATGCACTGCTCCCACCTCCATGGGGACTTCACCTTTGGCTCCCTGTGTGCCTTCTCCTGCCAGAAGGGGTTTGCACTGGTGGGCCTGCAGAGCCATGAGtgcacagccacagggacatggacagggaatGCAACAAGATGTGAAG CCATCAGCTGTCCAGTGCTCAGCgctccagcccagggagagATGCACTGCTCCCACCTCCATGGCAACTTCACCTTTGGTTCCACGTGTGCCTTCTCCTGCCAGACAGGGTTTGCACtggtggggctgcagagccatgaGTGCACAGCCACGGGGACAtggactggggacacccctcACTGTGAAG ccatcaCCTGCCCAGTGCTcagtgctccagcccagggagagctgaACTGCTCCCACCTCCATGGGGACTTCACCTTTGGCTCCCTGTGTGCCTTCTCCTGCCAGAAGGGGTTTGCACTGGTGGGGTCAGACAGTCTCAAGtgcacagccatggggacatggacaggggaTGCCCCACGCTGTGAAG CCATCAAATGCTCAGCACTGACTGCCCCCAAGATGGGCcaggctgcctgctcccacctCCATGGGGAATTCACCTTTGGCTCCACGTGTGCCTTCTCCTGCCAGAAGGGGTTTGTGCTGATGGGGCCAGAGAGCCGTGAGtgcacagccatggggacatggacaggagACCCCACACAATGCAAAG CCAtcagctgcccagagctggcccCCCCCAGCAGAGGCCAACTGAGCTGCTCTCACATGCATGGGAACTTCACCTACAATTCCACATGCACCTTTTCCTGCGAGGAGGGGTTTGTTCAGATGGGAGCGGAGCTGCTCCACTGCGAGGCCACGGGGAACTGGAGCAGGGATGCCCCTGTGTGTGCAG AGGATGGTGCCTTCCTGAAGCAAGTCCTGGCTTACAGCAGcggctcagccctggcagtaGGTGGTGTTGTGCTCTCCGGGGGTCTCATTGCCCTCCTTGCCAAGAGGCTCAGTGACAGAG aggagaagaggaagctcCTGAAACCCACCAG TGACCTGGGAGCACCGGGCACCTTCACCAACACAGCATACGATGCCAATCTGTGA
- the LOC117000383 gene encoding P-selectin isoform X6, which translates to MDTGTAVGLPSTRRTRTLGSPGTYLGIAAITWGMLLWVQVGAWTYHYSDKGDYMWEQARNYCQTFFTDMVAIQNQEEIQYLNRSLPYHKSYYWIGLRKLDGVWTWVGTRKALTKEAENWAQGEPNNRRSNQDCVEIYIRRPQQAGKWNDEPCTRRKKALCYLASCQPFSCSQRGECVETIGSYRCECYPGFHGPECEHVVQCAKLEPQGVSMYCSHPYGDFSYNSTCEFGCHEGFERRGAAVLRCLPSQEWSANTPTCTAVTCPVLSAPAQGELNCSHLHGDFAFGSTCAFSCQKGFALVGSESRECTAMGTWTGDTPHCEAITCPVLSAPAQGEMHCSHLHGEFTFGSTCAFSCQKGFALVGLQSRECTATGTWTGDTPHCEAFACPVLSAPAQGELNCSHLHGNFTFGSTCAFSCQRGFVLMGQETLECTAMGSWTGNTPHCEALACPVLSPPEKGEMHCSHPHGNFTFGSTCAFSCQKGFVLMGQESHECTATGSWTGNTPHCEAITCPVLSAPAQGEMHCSHLHGDFTFGSLCAFSCQKGFALVGLQSHECTATGTWTGNATRCEAISCPELAPPSRGQLSCSHMHGNFTYNSTCTFSCEEGFVQMGAELLHCEATGNWSRDAPVCAEDGAFLKQVLAYSSGSALAVGGVVLSGGLIALLAKRLSDREEKRKLLKPTSDLGAPGTFTNTAYDANL; encoded by the exons ATGGACACG ggcactgctgtgggaCTGCCATCTACCAGAAGGACACGGACTCTGGGCTCTCCTGGCACCTACCTGGGCATCGCTGCCATCACATGGG GcatgctgctgtgggtgcaggtGGGTGCCTGGACGTACCACTACAGCGACAAAGGGGACTACATGTGGGAGCAGGCCAGGAATTACTGCCAGACCTTCTTCACCGACATGGTGGCCATCCAGAACCAGGAGGAGATCCAGTACCTCAACAGGAGCCTGCCCTACCACAAGTCCTACTACTGGATCGGCCTCCGCAAGCTGGACGGTGTCTGGACCTGGGTGGGCACACGGAAGGCGCTGACCAAGGAGGCAGAGAACTGGGCCCAGGGGGAGCCCAACAACCGCCGCTCCAACCAGGACTGTGTGGAGATCTACATCCGGCGGCCGCAGCAGGCCGGCAAGTGGAACGACGAGCCCTGCACCCGCAGGAAAAAGGCGCTGTGCTACCTGG cctcctgccagcccttcTCGTGCAGCCAGCGGGGCGAGTGCGTGGAGACCATCGGGAGCTACCGCTGCGAGTGCTACCCCGGCTTCCACGGCCCCGAGTGCGAGCATG TTGTGCAGTGTGCCAAGCTGGAGCCCCAGGGAGTGTCCATGTACTGCAGCCATCCCTACGGAGACTTCAGCTACAACTCCACCTGCGAGTTTGGCTGCCACGAGGGCTTTGAGCGGCGAGGGGCGGCCGTGCTGCGGTGCCTGCCTTCCCAGGAGTGGTCAGCAAACACCCCCACCTGCACAG CCGTCACCTGCCCAGTGCTcagtgctccagcccagggagagctgaACTGCTCCCACCTCCATGGAGACTTCGCCTTTGGCTCCACGTGTGCCTTCTCCTGCCAGAAGGGGTTTGCACTGGTGGGGTCAGAGAGCCGTGAGtgcacagccatggggacatggacaggggacaccccTCACTGTGAAg CCATCACCTGCCCAGTGCTcagtgctccagcccagggagagATGCACTGCTCCCACCTCCATGGGGAATTCACCTTTGGCTCCACGTGTGCCTTCTCCTGCCAGAAGGGGTTTGCACtggtggggctgcagagccgtGAGTGCACAGCCACGGGGACAtggactggggacacccctcACTGTGAAG CTTTTGCCTGTCCAGTGCTCAGCgctccagcccagggagagctgaACTGCTCCCACCTCCATGGCAACTTCACCTTTGGCTCCACGTGTGCCTTCTCCTGCCAGAGAGGGTTTGTGCTGATGGGGCAGGAGACCCTCGAGTGCACAGCCATGGGGAGCTGGACTGGAAACACCCCACACTGTGAAG ccctAGCCTGCCCGGTGCTCAGTCCTCCAGAAAAAGGAGAGATGCACTGTTCCCACCCCCATGGCAACTTCACCTTTGGCTCCACGTGTGCCTTCTCCTGCCAGAAGGGGTTTGTTCTGATGGGGCAGGAAAGCCATGAGTGCACAGCCACGGGGAGCTGGACTGGAAACACCCCACACTGTGAAG CCATCACCTGCCCAGTGCTcagtgctccagcccagggagagATGCACTGCTCCCACCTCCATGGGGACTTCACCTTTGGCTCCCTGTGTGCCTTCTCCTGCCAGAAGGGGTTTGCACTGGTGGGCCTGCAGAGCCATGAGtgcacagccacagggacatggacagggaatGCAACAAGATGTGAAG CCAtcagctgcccagagctggcccCCCCCAGCAGAGGCCAACTGAGCTGCTCTCACATGCATGGGAACTTCACCTACAATTCCACATGCACCTTTTCCTGCGAGGAGGGGTTTGTTCAGATGGGAGCGGAGCTGCTCCACTGCGAGGCCACGGGGAACTGGAGCAGGGATGCCCCTGTGTGTGCAG AGGATGGTGCCTTCCTGAAGCAAGTCCTGGCTTACAGCAGcggctcagccctggcagtaGGTGGTGTTGTGCTCTCCGGGGGTCTCATTGCCCTCCTTGCCAAGAGGCTCAGTGACAGAG aggagaagaggaagctcCTGAAACCCACCAG TGACCTGGGAGCACCGGGCACCTTCACCAACACAGCATACGATGCCAATCTGTGA
- the LOC117000383 gene encoding P-selectin isoform X3, translating into MDTGTAVGLPSTRRTRTLGSPGTYLGIAAITWGMLLWVQVGAWTYHYSDKGDYMWEQARNYCQTFFTDMVAIQNQEEIQYLNRSLPYHKSYYWIGLRKLDGVWTWVGTRKALTKEAENWAQGEPNNRRSNQDCVEIYIRRPQQAGKWNDEPCTRRKKALCYLASCQPFSCSQRGECVETIGSYRCECYPGFHGPECEHVVQCAKLEPQGVSMYCSHPYGDFSYNSTCEFGCHEGFERRGAAVLRCLPSQEWSANTPTCTAVTCPVLSAPAQGELNCSHLHGDFAFGSTCAFSCQKGFALVGSESRECTAMGTWTGDTPHCEAITCPVLSAPAQGEMHCSHLHGEFTFGSTCAFSCQKGFALVGLQSRECTATGTWTGDTPHCEAFACPVLSAPAQGELNCSHLHGNFTFGSTCAFSCQRGFVLMGQETLECTAMGSWTGNTPHCEALACPVLSPPEKGEMHCSHPHGNFTFGSTCAFSCQKGFVLMGQESHECTATGSWTGNTPHCEAITCPVLSAPAQGEMHCSHLHGDFTFGSLCAFSCQKGFALVGLQSHECTATGTWTGNATRCEAITCPVLSAPAQGELNCSHLHGDFTFGSLCAFSCQKGFALVGSDSLKCTAMGTWTGDAPRCEAIKCSALTAPKMGQAACSHLHGEFTFGSTCAFSCQKGFVLMGPESRECTAMGTWTGDPTQCKAISCPELAPPSRGQLSCSHMHGNFTYNSTCTFSCEEGFVQMGAELLHCEATGNWSRDAPVCAEDGAFLKQVLAYSSGSALAVGGVVLSGGLIALLAKRLSDREEKRKLLKPTSDLGAPGTFTNTAYDANL; encoded by the exons ATGGACACG ggcactgctgtgggaCTGCCATCTACCAGAAGGACACGGACTCTGGGCTCTCCTGGCACCTACCTGGGCATCGCTGCCATCACATGGG GcatgctgctgtgggtgcaggtGGGTGCCTGGACGTACCACTACAGCGACAAAGGGGACTACATGTGGGAGCAGGCCAGGAATTACTGCCAGACCTTCTTCACCGACATGGTGGCCATCCAGAACCAGGAGGAGATCCAGTACCTCAACAGGAGCCTGCCCTACCACAAGTCCTACTACTGGATCGGCCTCCGCAAGCTGGACGGTGTCTGGACCTGGGTGGGCACACGGAAGGCGCTGACCAAGGAGGCAGAGAACTGGGCCCAGGGGGAGCCCAACAACCGCCGCTCCAACCAGGACTGTGTGGAGATCTACATCCGGCGGCCGCAGCAGGCCGGCAAGTGGAACGACGAGCCCTGCACCCGCAGGAAAAAGGCGCTGTGCTACCTGG cctcctgccagcccttcTCGTGCAGCCAGCGGGGCGAGTGCGTGGAGACCATCGGGAGCTACCGCTGCGAGTGCTACCCCGGCTTCCACGGCCCCGAGTGCGAGCATG TTGTGCAGTGTGCCAAGCTGGAGCCCCAGGGAGTGTCCATGTACTGCAGCCATCCCTACGGAGACTTCAGCTACAACTCCACCTGCGAGTTTGGCTGCCACGAGGGCTTTGAGCGGCGAGGGGCGGCCGTGCTGCGGTGCCTGCCTTCCCAGGAGTGGTCAGCAAACACCCCCACCTGCACAG CCGTCACCTGCCCAGTGCTcagtgctccagcccagggagagctgaACTGCTCCCACCTCCATGGAGACTTCGCCTTTGGCTCCACGTGTGCCTTCTCCTGCCAGAAGGGGTTTGCACTGGTGGGGTCAGAGAGCCGTGAGtgcacagccatggggacatggacaggggacaccccTCACTGTGAAg CCATCACCTGCCCAGTGCTcagtgctccagcccagggagagATGCACTGCTCCCACCTCCATGGGGAATTCACCTTTGGCTCCACGTGTGCCTTCTCCTGCCAGAAGGGGTTTGCACtggtggggctgcagagccgtGAGTGCACAGCCACGGGGACAtggactggggacacccctcACTGTGAAG CTTTTGCCTGTCCAGTGCTCAGCgctccagcccagggagagctgaACTGCTCCCACCTCCATGGCAACTTCACCTTTGGCTCCACGTGTGCCTTCTCCTGCCAGAGAGGGTTTGTGCTGATGGGGCAGGAGACCCTCGAGTGCACAGCCATGGGGAGCTGGACTGGAAACACCCCACACTGTGAAG ccctAGCCTGCCCGGTGCTCAGTCCTCCAGAAAAAGGAGAGATGCACTGTTCCCACCCCCATGGCAACTTCACCTTTGGCTCCACGTGTGCCTTCTCCTGCCAGAAGGGGTTTGTTCTGATGGGGCAGGAAAGCCATGAGTGCACAGCCACGGGGAGCTGGACTGGAAACACCCCACACTGTGAAG CCATCACCTGCCCAGTGCTcagtgctccagcccagggagagATGCACTGCTCCCACCTCCATGGGGACTTCACCTTTGGCTCCCTGTGTGCCTTCTCCTGCCAGAAGGGGTTTGCACTGGTGGGCCTGCAGAGCCATGAGtgcacagccacagggacatggacagggaatGCAACAAGATGTGAAG ccatcaCCTGCCCAGTGCTcagtgctccagcccagggagagctgaACTGCTCCCACCTCCATGGGGACTTCACCTTTGGCTCCCTGTGTGCCTTCTCCTGCCAGAAGGGGTTTGCACTGGTGGGGTCAGACAGTCTCAAGtgcacagccatggggacatggacaggggaTGCCCCACGCTGTGAAG CCATCAAATGCTCAGCACTGACTGCCCCCAAGATGGGCcaggctgcctgctcccacctCCATGGGGAATTCACCTTTGGCTCCACGTGTGCCTTCTCCTGCCAGAAGGGGTTTGTGCTGATGGGGCCAGAGAGCCGTGAGtgcacagccatggggacatggacaggagACCCCACACAATGCAAAG CCAtcagctgcccagagctggcccCCCCCAGCAGAGGCCAACTGAGCTGCTCTCACATGCATGGGAACTTCACCTACAATTCCACATGCACCTTTTCCTGCGAGGAGGGGTTTGTTCAGATGGGAGCGGAGCTGCTCCACTGCGAGGCCACGGGGAACTGGAGCAGGGATGCCCCTGTGTGTGCAG AGGATGGTGCCTTCCTGAAGCAAGTCCTGGCTTACAGCAGcggctcagccctggcagtaGGTGGTGTTGTGCTCTCCGGGGGTCTCATTGCCCTCCTTGCCAAGAGGCTCAGTGACAGAG aggagaagaggaagctcCTGAAACCCACCAG TGACCTGGGAGCACCGGGCACCTTCACCAACACAGCATACGATGCCAATCTGTGA
- the LOC117000383 gene encoding P-selectin isoform X5, whose translation MDTGTAVGLPSTRRTRTLGSPGTYLGIAAITWGMLLWVQVGAWTYHYSDKGDYMWEQARNYCQTFFTDMVAIQNQEEIQYLNRSLPYHKSYYWIGLRKLDGVWTWVGTRKALTKEAENWAQGEPNNRRSNQDCVEIYIRRPQQAGKWNDEPCTRRKKALCYLASCQPFSCSQRGECVETIGSYRCECYPGFHGPECEHVVQCAKLEPQGVSMYCSHPYGDFSYNSTCEFGCHEGFERRGAAVLRCLPSQEWSANTPTCTAVTCPVLSAPAQGELNCSHLHGDFAFGSTCAFSCQKGFALVGSESRECTAMGTWTGDTPHCEAITCPVLSAPAQGEMHCSHLHGEFTFGSTCAFSCQKGFALVGLQSRECTATGTWTGDTPHCEAFACPVLSAPAQGELNCSHLHGNFTFGSTCAFSCQRGFVLMGQETLECTAMGSWTGNTPHCEALACPVLSPPEKGEMHCSHPHGNFTFGSTCAFSCQKGFVLMGQESHECTATGSWTGNTPHCEAITCPVLSAPAQGELNCSHLHGDFTFGSLCAFSCQKGFALVGSDSLKCTAMGTWTGDAPRCEAIKCSALTAPKMGQAACSHLHGEFTFGSTCAFSCQKGFVLMGPESRECTAMGTWTGDPTQCKAISCPELAPPSRGQLSCSHMHGNFTYNSTCTFSCEEGFVQMGAELLHCEATGNWSRDAPVCAEDGAFLKQVLAYSSGSALAVGGVVLSGGLIALLAKRLSDREEKRKLLKPTSDLGAPGTFTNTAYDANL comes from the exons ATGGACACG ggcactgctgtgggaCTGCCATCTACCAGAAGGACACGGACTCTGGGCTCTCCTGGCACCTACCTGGGCATCGCTGCCATCACATGGG GcatgctgctgtgggtgcaggtGGGTGCCTGGACGTACCACTACAGCGACAAAGGGGACTACATGTGGGAGCAGGCCAGGAATTACTGCCAGACCTTCTTCACCGACATGGTGGCCATCCAGAACCAGGAGGAGATCCAGTACCTCAACAGGAGCCTGCCCTACCACAAGTCCTACTACTGGATCGGCCTCCGCAAGCTGGACGGTGTCTGGACCTGGGTGGGCACACGGAAGGCGCTGACCAAGGAGGCAGAGAACTGGGCCCAGGGGGAGCCCAACAACCGCCGCTCCAACCAGGACTGTGTGGAGATCTACATCCGGCGGCCGCAGCAGGCCGGCAAGTGGAACGACGAGCCCTGCACCCGCAGGAAAAAGGCGCTGTGCTACCTGG cctcctgccagcccttcTCGTGCAGCCAGCGGGGCGAGTGCGTGGAGACCATCGGGAGCTACCGCTGCGAGTGCTACCCCGGCTTCCACGGCCCCGAGTGCGAGCATG TTGTGCAGTGTGCCAAGCTGGAGCCCCAGGGAGTGTCCATGTACTGCAGCCATCCCTACGGAGACTTCAGCTACAACTCCACCTGCGAGTTTGGCTGCCACGAGGGCTTTGAGCGGCGAGGGGCGGCCGTGCTGCGGTGCCTGCCTTCCCAGGAGTGGTCAGCAAACACCCCCACCTGCACAG CCGTCACCTGCCCAGTGCTcagtgctccagcccagggagagctgaACTGCTCCCACCTCCATGGAGACTTCGCCTTTGGCTCCACGTGTGCCTTCTCCTGCCAGAAGGGGTTTGCACTGGTGGGGTCAGAGAGCCGTGAGtgcacagccatggggacatggacaggggacaccccTCACTGTGAAg CCATCACCTGCCCAGTGCTcagtgctccagcccagggagagATGCACTGCTCCCACCTCCATGGGGAATTCACCTTTGGCTCCACGTGTGCCTTCTCCTGCCAGAAGGGGTTTGCACtggtggggctgcagagccgtGAGTGCACAGCCACGGGGACAtggactggggacacccctcACTGTGAAG CTTTTGCCTGTCCAGTGCTCAGCgctccagcccagggagagctgaACTGCTCCCACCTCCATGGCAACTTCACCTTTGGCTCCACGTGTGCCTTCTCCTGCCAGAGAGGGTTTGTGCTGATGGGGCAGGAGACCCTCGAGTGCACAGCCATGGGGAGCTGGACTGGAAACACCCCACACTGTGAAG ccctAGCCTGCCCGGTGCTCAGTCCTCCAGAAAAAGGAGAGATGCACTGTTCCCACCCCCATGGCAACTTCACCTTTGGCTCCACGTGTGCCTTCTCCTGCCAGAAGGGGTTTGTTCTGATGGGGCAGGAAAGCCATGAGTGCACAGCCACGGGGAGCTGGACTGGAAACACCCCACACTGTGAAG ccatcaCCTGCCCAGTGCTcagtgctccagcccagggagagctgaACTGCTCCCACCTCCATGGGGACTTCACCTTTGGCTCCCTGTGTGCCTTCTCCTGCCAGAAGGGGTTTGCACTGGTGGGGTCAGACAGTCTCAAGtgcacagccatggggacatggacaggggaTGCCCCACGCTGTGAAG CCATCAAATGCTCAGCACTGACTGCCCCCAAGATGGGCcaggctgcctgctcccacctCCATGGGGAATTCACCTTTGGCTCCACGTGTGCCTTCTCCTGCCAGAAGGGGTTTGTGCTGATGGGGCCAGAGAGCCGTGAGtgcacagccatggggacatggacaggagACCCCACACAATGCAAAG CCAtcagctgcccagagctggcccCCCCCAGCAGAGGCCAACTGAGCTGCTCTCACATGCATGGGAACTTCACCTACAATTCCACATGCACCTTTTCCTGCGAGGAGGGGTTTGTTCAGATGGGAGCGGAGCTGCTCCACTGCGAGGCCACGGGGAACTGGAGCAGGGATGCCCCTGTGTGTGCAG AGGATGGTGCCTTCCTGAAGCAAGTCCTGGCTTACAGCAGcggctcagccctggcagtaGGTGGTGTTGTGCTCTCCGGGGGTCTCATTGCCCTCCTTGCCAAGAGGCTCAGTGACAGAG aggagaagaggaagctcCTGAAACCCACCAG TGACCTGGGAGCACCGGGCACCTTCACCAACACAGCATACGATGCCAATCTGTGA